Proteins encoded within one genomic window of Prauserella marina:
- a CDS encoding tripartite tricarboxylate transporter TctB family protein, translated as MSTVKSPKSPDARYARRQNVIAATVPLVAGVLAAIAAWRLGLGDLSDPGPGLWPLVVSVAMVVVAAVLVIKSSPTGAEERFNRDSVIVVVGVLSLLGYAALFEQVGFEIPTIALLVLWLKVLGRESWLVTVVVSVVASAAIYLLFITGLEVPLPHIVHF; from the coding sequence ATGAGCACGGTGAAGTCGCCGAAGTCGCCGGATGCCCGGTACGCGCGGCGGCAGAACGTCATCGCCGCCACGGTGCCGCTCGTCGCCGGAGTGCTCGCCGCGATCGCGGCGTGGCGACTGGGCCTCGGCGACCTCTCCGATCCCGGCCCCGGACTGTGGCCGCTCGTGGTCAGCGTCGCGATGGTGGTCGTCGCCGCCGTGCTGGTGATCAAATCCAGTCCGACCGGTGCAGAGGAACGGTTCAACCGGGACTCGGTGATCGTCGTCGTCGGCGTGTTGTCGCTGCTGGGCTACGCGGCACTGTTCGAGCAGGTCGGCTTCGAGATCCCCACCATCGCGCTGCTCGTGCTGTGGCTCAAGGTCCTCGGCAGGGAGTCCTGGCTCGTCACGGTCGTCGTGTCGGTCGTGGCCAGCGCCGCGATCTACCTGCTCTTCATCACGGGGCTCGAAGTGCCGCTGCCGCACATCGTGCACTTCTGA
- a CDS encoding tripartite tricarboxylate transporter permease, with amino-acid sequence MDFFSPVLAGFGVVFQSENLLYCLLGVTLGMLVGVLPGLGPAATIAILLPVTYNIEPTSAIIMLAGIFYGAQYGGTITSVLLRLPGEASSVVTAIDGHEMAKQGRAGAALGIAAIGSFIGGTISIVVLTFVAPLVAGFALDFGPAEYTMLALLGILLVTTLGTGSVAKSLLMAALGLLLATIGQDPLLGTARFTFGSDGLLDGIDFVIVAMGLFGVGEILYNLESLRHKAPPPAPVGSVYPSRKDLRESRGAISRGSVVGFLLGILPGGGATMSSMVAYAVERRTTKKPERFGKGAIEGVAGPETANNAAATSSFIPLLSLGIPANATMAIMFGALLLQGITPGPLLVDEEPELFWGVVNSMYIGNLLLLAMSLPLIGLFVRILRVRPAILAPLTILITMIGVYTVRMNVFDMFLVIGLGVLGYLMKKTGFEPGPLVLAFVLGGILESAFRRSMRTFDGELSGFLTQPIAASLLGLIVLLIAFSGWRALRNREPDRRKEKHGAAAERPAEDSSDDRADHTG; translated from the coding sequence ATGGACTTCTTCTCGCCGGTGCTCGCCGGTTTCGGCGTGGTGTTCCAGTCGGAGAACCTGCTGTACTGCCTGCTCGGCGTCACGCTGGGCATGCTGGTCGGCGTACTGCCCGGCCTCGGCCCCGCCGCCACCATCGCCATCCTGCTTCCGGTCACCTACAACATCGAGCCGACCTCGGCGATCATCATGCTCGCCGGAATCTTCTACGGAGCCCAGTACGGCGGCACCATCACCTCGGTGCTGCTCAGGCTGCCGGGGGAGGCGTCGAGCGTCGTCACCGCCATCGACGGCCACGAGATGGCCAAGCAGGGCAGAGCCGGTGCCGCGCTGGGCATCGCAGCCATCGGCTCCTTCATCGGCGGCACGATCTCCATCGTGGTGCTGACGTTCGTCGCGCCGCTCGTCGCCGGGTTCGCGCTGGACTTCGGGCCCGCCGAGTACACGATGCTCGCGCTGCTCGGCATCCTGCTCGTCACCACGCTCGGCACCGGTTCGGTCGCCAAAAGCCTGCTCATGGCCGCGCTCGGGCTGTTGCTGGCCACCATCGGCCAGGACCCCCTGCTCGGCACGGCCCGGTTCACCTTCGGCAGCGACGGCCTGCTCGACGGCATCGACTTCGTCATCGTCGCGATGGGCCTGTTCGGCGTCGGCGAGATCCTTTACAACCTGGAATCGTTGCGGCACAAGGCACCGCCACCCGCGCCGGTCGGGTCGGTGTACCCCTCGCGCAAGGACCTGCGCGAATCACGCGGCGCGATCTCGCGCGGCTCCGTCGTCGGCTTCCTCCTCGGCATCCTGCCGGGAGGAGGGGCGACCATGTCATCGATGGTCGCCTACGCCGTCGAACGCAGGACCACCAAGAAACCGGAGCGCTTCGGCAAGGGTGCCATCGAGGGCGTCGCGGGACCGGAGACGGCCAACAACGCGGCGGCGACCTCGTCGTTCATTCCGTTGCTCTCACTCGGTATTCCAGCCAACGCGACGATGGCGATCATGTTCGGCGCGCTGCTGTTGCAGGGCATCACCCCAGGCCCGCTGCTCGTCGACGAGGAACCCGAGCTGTTCTGGGGCGTCGTCAACTCGATGTACATCGGGAACCTGTTGTTGCTGGCGATGAGCCTGCCGCTGATCGGCCTCTTCGTCCGCATCCTGCGCGTAAGGCCGGCGATCCTCGCGCCGCTGACGATCCTGATCACGATGATCGGCGTCTACACGGTGCGCATGAACGTCTTCGACATGTTCCTCGTCATCGGGCTCGGCGTGCTCGGGTACCTGATGAAGAAGACCGGATTCGAACCGGGACCGCTCGTGCTCGCGTTCGTGCTCGGCGGGATTCTCGAGTCGGCGTTCCGCCGGTCGATGCGCACGTTCGACGGTGAGCTGTCCGGATTCCTCACCCAGCCCATCGCGGCGTCGCTGCTCGGGCTGATCGTGCTGCTCATCGCCTTCTCCGGCTGGCGAGCGCTCCGTAACCGCGAGCCGGACCGACGAAAGGAGAAACATGGCGCGGCTGCCGAGCGCCCAGCCGAGGACAGCAGCGACGATCGAGCCGACCACACCGGCTGA
- the rpsP gene encoding 30S ribosomal protein S16, whose protein sequence is MAVKIKLQRLGKIRAPYYRIIVADARTRRDGRAIETIGKYHPKEEPSFIEVDSERAQHWLKVGAQPTEPVQRILEVTGDWQKFKGLPGAEGTLKAAEPKPSKQDLFNAALAAAGEEPAGEATTPKKKAPKKAEADKAEKADKAEAETEKKADEA, encoded by the coding sequence GTGGCCGTCAAGATCAAGCTGCAGCGCCTCGGCAAGATCCGCGCGCCCTACTACCGGATCATCGTCGCGGACGCGCGTACCCGCCGCGATGGCAGGGCCATCGAGACGATCGGTAAGTACCACCCCAAGGAAGAGCCGAGCTTCATCGAGGTCGACTCCGAGCGGGCCCAGCACTGGCTGAAGGTCGGCGCGCAGCCGACGGAGCCCGTGCAGCGCATCCTTGAGGTGACCGGCGACTGGCAGAAGTTCAAGGGCCTCCCCGGCGCCGAGGGCACTCTGAAGGCCGCCGAGCCCAAGCCCTCAAAGCAGGACCTCTTCAACGCGGCGCTGGCCGCTGCCGGTGAGGAGCCCGCTGGCGAGGCCACCACGCCGAAGAAGAAGGCCCCCAAGAAGGCCGAGGCCGACAAGGCTGAGAAGGCCGACAAGGCCGAAGCCGAGACCGAGAAGAAGGCCGACGAGGCGTGA
- a CDS encoding RNA-binding protein codes for MSFLADSLEHLVRGIVDNPDDVRVELITTRRGRTLEVHVHPDDLGKVIGRGGRTATALRTVMGSIGGRGVRVDVIDTDR; via the coding sequence GTGAGCTTCCTCGCCGATTCGCTCGAACACCTCGTGCGCGGCATCGTCGACAACCCTGACGACGTCAGGGTCGAGCTGATCACCACCCGCCGCGGACGCACCCTTGAGGTGCACGTCCACCCCGATGACCTCGGCAAGGTCATCGGGCGCGGCGGGCGCACGGCAACCGCCCTGCGCACCGTGATGGGCTCCATCGGCGGCAGGGGCGTTCGCGTCGACGTCATCGACACCGACCGCTGA
- the rimM gene encoding ribosome maturation factor RimM (Essential for efficient processing of 16S rRNA), producing MQVAVGRIAKPHGIRGELAVDVRTDSPDERFIVGTVLTGQARNGDTTRLTVAAARWHSGRLLMRFAEVPDRTIAEELRGVILLGDTGDLPPIEDPDEFYDHELEGLRAELADGTLVGTVREIVHSPGGELLAIDREGGEALVPFVKAIVPEVDVTAGKVVIDPPEGLLD from the coding sequence GTGCAGGTCGCCGTTGGCCGGATCGCGAAACCTCACGGCATTCGCGGTGAGCTTGCCGTCGATGTCCGCACCGACTCGCCGGACGAGCGGTTCATCGTGGGAACGGTGCTGACAGGGCAAGCCCGCAACGGCGATACGACCCGGCTCACCGTGGCAGCCGCCCGCTGGCACAGCGGGCGGCTGCTCATGCGGTTCGCCGAGGTGCCCGATCGCACCATCGCCGAGGAACTGCGGGGCGTGATCCTGCTCGGCGACACCGGTGATCTGCCTCCGATCGAGGATCCCGACGAGTTCTACGACCACGAGCTGGAGGGCCTGCGGGCCGAACTGGCCGACGGCACCCTCGTCGGAACGGTGCGGGAGATCGTCCATTCGCCAGGCGGCGAACTCCTCGCGATCGACCGCGAAGGCGGAGAGGCGCTCGTCCCCTTCGTGAAGGCCATCGTTCCCGAGGTCGACGTCACGGCAGGCAAGGTCGTCATCGACCCTCCCGAGGGCCTGCTGGACTGA
- the trmD gene encoding tRNA (guanosine(37)-N1)-methyltransferase TrmD has protein sequence MRIDVVTIFPEYLQPLRAALLGRAIERGLIDIGVHDLRDWTHDVHRAVDDSPYGGGPGMVMKPQVWGPALDEVCGEDTRLVVPTPAGKPFTQQLAHAYAAEQHLVFACGRYEGIDQRVVDDAAERMPVDEISIGDYVLVGGEAAVLVMVEAVVRLLPGVLGNPVSAEQDSFSDGLLEGPSYTRPEVWRERAVPDVLRSGNHALIERWRRDQALARTFDRRPDLLERLPEEHLDKHDRAVLDRLRGEPGA, from the coding sequence ATGCGTATCGATGTCGTCACCATCTTTCCCGAGTATCTTCAGCCGTTGCGTGCCGCGCTGCTCGGAAGAGCCATCGAGCGCGGCCTCATCGACATCGGCGTTCACGACCTGCGCGACTGGACCCACGACGTGCATCGCGCCGTTGACGACTCCCCCTACGGTGGCGGACCGGGCATGGTCATGAAACCGCAGGTGTGGGGTCCCGCGCTCGACGAAGTGTGTGGTGAGGACACCCGGCTCGTCGTACCGACACCGGCCGGTAAACCGTTCACCCAGCAGCTCGCGCACGCCTACGCGGCGGAGCAGCACCTGGTGTTCGCCTGTGGTCGCTACGAGGGCATCGACCAGCGGGTCGTCGACGACGCGGCGGAACGCATGCCGGTCGACGAGATCTCCATCGGCGACTACGTGCTGGTCGGTGGCGAGGCGGCCGTGCTGGTGATGGTCGAAGCCGTCGTCAGGCTGTTGCCCGGGGTGCTCGGCAACCCGGTGTCGGCCGAGCAGGACTCGTTCTCCGACGGCTTGCTCGAAGGGCCCTCCTACACCAGGCCAGAGGTGTGGCGGGAACGGGCGGTGCCCGACGTACTGAGATCTGGCAACCACGCGCTGATCGAAAGGTGGCGCCGTGATCAGGCACTGGCCAGAACCTTCGATCGCAGGCCGGACCTGCTGGAAAGGCTGCCGGAGGAGCACCTGGACAAGCACGATCGAGCCGTGCTCGACCGGCTTCGCGGGGAGCCCGGTGCATAG
- the rplS gene encoding 50S ribosomal protein L19, which yields MNTLDALDAQSLRSDIPHFRPGDTLKVHVRVIEGNRERNQVFQGVVIRRQNGGIRETFTVRKVSFGVGVERTFPIHSPNIAKIEVEKRGDVRRAKLYYLRELRGKAAKIKERREAPSAS from the coding sequence ATGAACACCCTGGACGCATTGGACGCGCAGTCGCTGCGTTCCGACATCCCGCACTTCCGCCCCGGCGACACGCTGAAGGTGCATGTCCGAGTTATCGAGGGCAACCGCGAGCGTAACCAGGTCTTCCAGGGCGTCGTCATCCGCAGGCAGAACGGCGGCATTCGCGAGACCTTCACGGTCCGCAAGGTCTCTTTCGGGGTAGGTGTGGAGCGGACGTTCCCCATCCACTCGCCCAACATCGCCAAGATCGAGGTCGAGAAGCGCGGTGACGTTCGCCGGGCGAAGCTCTACTACCTGCGCGAACTGCGCGGCAAGGCCGCCAAGATCAAGGAACGCCGCGAAGCCCCCTCTGCCTCCTGA